A single region of the Vicia villosa cultivar HV-30 ecotype Madison, WI linkage group LG4, Vvil1.0, whole genome shotgun sequence genome encodes:
- the LOC131599000 gene encoding F-box/LRR-repeat protein At4g14096-like produces the protein MVSETIIERLEHIENKDRISDLPESVLLHILSFLKTTQYTVQTCILSKRWKNLWKQFSVLSLHSDCFNTLEVFIEYVSQLLSLRDHGIPLHTLKLFLSPEDNIESHLFERILTYAVSNNVKNLQVLLDCDIQHFPSSLLSCHTLTSLYFRVFPSLDDEEKILFPNSLNFQSLTKLDIGCIAFCGGTDPFSACPRLIWLKISNFNILGDKNLCISSTTLVKLTIQIHCKPKNDNKMELSIPSLRTFAFIGTPFKILYASQLTSVEHIEIDAYMGRKHHAEAPSILLSWLLELANIKILTVSSNTLRALSLVPDLLKVKLHTLYDLKKLKVKMKKLDCGLSKALSKNSIAHLPAKSDEEIIKLIVEFLLQNSASTEVCYFKGNRRCD, from the exons ATGGTGAGTGAAACGATCATCGAGAGACTAGAGCACATTGAAAACAAAGACAGGATCAGTGATTTACCTGAAAGTGTTTTACTTCACATTCTCTCTTTTCTGAAAACAACTCAATACACTGTTCAAACTTGTATTTTGTCCAAAAGATGGAAGAATCTATGGAAACAATTTTCCGTTCTTTCATTGCATTCTGATTGCTTTAACACTCTTGAAGTTTTCATCGAATATGTATCCCAACTTTTGTCTCTTCGCGATCATGGAATACCACTTCATACTCTTAAATTGTTTTTGTCTCCTGAAGATAACATAGAGTCTCACCTATTCGAAAGGATTTTGACATACGCTGTTTCAAATAATGTCAAGAATTTACAAGTCCTTCTCGATTGTGATATTCAACACTTCCCGTCTAGCTTGTTATCGTGTCACACTTTGACATCTCTTTACTTTCGTGTTTTCCCTAGTCTTGATGATGAAGAGAAAATATTGTTTCCAAATTCTCTCAATTTTCAATCATTGACCAAACTGGATATAGGATGTATCGCCTTTTGTGGTGGAACGGATCCTTTCTCGGCATGTCCCAGGTTAATTTGGTTGAAgatttcaaatttcaatattcTAGGTGATAAAAACCTATGCATATCAAGTACCACACTTGTCAAGTTAACAATACAAATACATTGTAAACCTAAGAACGATAACAAAATGGAGCTATCTATTCCAAGTCTTCGTACTTTTGCTTTTATCGGTACtccttttaaaattttatatgcgAGCCAACTTACTTCTGTTGAGCATATAGAGATTGATGCATATATGGGGAGGAAGCATCACGCAGAGGCTCCTTCGATTCTACTTAGCTGGTTGCTAGAGCTTGCTAATATCAAAATTTTGACCGTCTCTTCTAATACTTTACGG GCTCTCTCCTTAGTTCCTGATTTATTGAAGGTCAAACTCCATACCTTGTATGATTTGAAGAAACTTAAAGTAAAAATGAAGAAACTTGACTGTGGACTATCCAAGGCACTGTCAAAAAATAGTATAGCGCATCTTCCTGCTAAGTCAGATGAAGAAATTATCAAGTTAATAGTTGAGTTTTTGCTTCAAAACTCAGCTTCAACGGAAGTCTGTTATTTCAAAG GAAACAGACGGTGTGATTGA
- the LOC131596955 gene encoding F-box/FBD/LRR-repeat protein At1g16930-like: protein MTKKTKHIENKDRISDLPDSVLLHILSFLKTTPYTVQTCILSKRWKNLWKKFHVLYIDSEWFNTLEVFTKFVSQLLSLHDQGMALHAFKLYMFRKHIIEPDLFESILNDAVSYNVKHLRLLLRCDIQHFPSSLLSCHTLTSLYYHVTPSHYNKPKILFPNSFNLPSLTKLVIGAVAFLGGTEPFSACPKLIRLRISHFNILGEQNLCISNTSLVKLTIEIHCKPRNDNIIELSTPSLRTFAFIGIPNQVLYGIHLSSVDRIEIDAYTWGNHPEAPSILLSWLLKLANIKILTVSSNTLQVLSLVPDLLKVKLHSLCNLKRLNIKKKRLEYGLYKALVRSKLAQVPATSQKEVAKLREAYEQRSTFIPKGIVRFLYRNTASAEVYSYSERKRIVRLK from the exons ATGACGAAGAAAACAAAGCATATTGAAAACAAAGACAGAATTAGTGATTTACCTGACAGTGTTTTACTTCACATTCTCTCTTTTTTGAAAACAACTCCATACACGGTTCAAACTTGTATCTTATCCAAAAGATGGAAGAATCTCTGGAAAAAATTTCATGTTCTTTATATAGATTCTGAATGGTTTAACACTCTTGAAGTTTTCACCAAATTCGTATCTCAACTTTTGTCTCTTCACGATCAAGGAATGGCACTACATGCTTTCAAATTGTATATGTTTCGTAAACATATCATAGAGCCTGACCTATTCGAAAGCATTTTGAATGACGCTGTTTCATATAATGTCAAACACTTACGACTCTTACTCAGATGTGATATTCAACACTTCCCGTCTAGCTTATTATCGTGTCACACTTTAACATCTCTTTACTATCATGTTACACCTAGTCATTATAATAAACCTAAAATATTATTTCCAAATTCTTTCAATTTGCCATCATTGACCAAATTGGTTATAGGAGCTGTCGCCTTTCTTGGTGGAACCGAGCCTTTCTCAGCCTGTCCCAAGTTGATTAGGTTGAGGATTTCACATTTCAATATTCTAGGTGAACAAAACCTATGCATATCAAACACTTCACTTGTTAAATTAACTATAGAAATACATTGTAAGCCTAGGAACGATAACATAATTGAGCTATCAACTCCAAGTCTTCGTACTTTTGCTTTTATCGGTATTCCCAATCAAGTTTTATATGGGATCCATCTTAGTTCTGTTGATCGCATAGAGATTGATGCATATACCTGGGGTAATCACCCAGAGGCTCCTTCAATTCTACTTAGCTGGCTGCTAAAACTTGCTAATATCAAAATTTTGACAGTCTCTTCCAATACTCTTCAG GTTCTCTCCTTAGTTCCTGATTTATTAAAGGTCAAACTCCATTCCTTATGTAACTTGAAGAGACTGAACATAAAAAAGAAACGACTTGAATATGGATTATACAAGGCATTGGTAAGAAGCAAATTAGCACAAGTACCTGCTACGTCACAGAAAGAAGTTGCCAAGTTACGAGAAGCATATGAACAAAGATCTACATTCATACCTAAAGGAATAGTTAGGTTTTTGTATCGAAACACGGCTTCAGCGGAAGTTTATAGTTATTCAGAAAG GAAAAGGATTGTGAGATTGAAATAA